In Lycium ferocissimum isolate CSIRO_LF1 chromosome 3, AGI_CSIRO_Lferr_CH_V1, whole genome shotgun sequence, the genomic window CAGTTGAAGAGCATTACCTTAATAGGAAGTTTGGTTCTCCATATCAATTTCCAGGGCCAAGAGTCAATCACCTGATTTTGGGAGCATATCTGCTTGTAACAGCCCTTAACTGTAAATATCCCCTTTGTACCCCAACATATGGTGTCTGAAAGGTCTTCAAAAATATTGCTGTTCTCTACTTTTCCTAACAATCCAATCAGACTCCCGATATCCCAGTCTTGGACATGTCTTCTATGATGAATATCCCAGGCGTGATTGCTTCTGTTTTGGGAATTTGAGGGATTTTTATCCACAGCAATGTTGAAAATGCTAGGGAATACATCTTTGAGAGCAGTGTTAGCTAGCCATTTGTCCCTCCAGAAACAGATGAGCTCACCATTTCCTGGTTTGAAATGGATATTTTGAGAGAACTCGCAGCTCAATTTGTTGATGAACTTCCAAGGACCAACTCCATAAGGGGCATTGTTTATATTAGTACTCCAGTTATCTCTACATCCATGCTTAGCCTTGACCACCTCCTTCCATAGGTGTTGTTCACCATTACCAAACCTCCAAACTCACTTCATGAGTAGACACTTGTTGTGAATGACTAAATCCTTGATCCCTAGACCACCATTGGACTTGGGCTGTGTGACTTTATCCCACTTTATCAGGTGGAATTTGTGAGAGTTGCAGTTCCTTCCCATAGGAAATCCCTTCTAATTTTATCCAGTTGCTCTAGCACCTTTTTAGGAATGGGAAACAAGGACATGAAATAAGTAGGTATGCTATGTTACTCTTGCCCCCATAGAAAAATATTGCATTTGCCATGTAGCCAgccttttctcaattttttccACCACACCATTCCAATCATCACTGTTTTTGAAACTGGCACCCAATGGTAGACCCAAGTAAGTGGTAGGAAGAGATCCAATGCTGCACCCCATGATACCTGCCACCATCTCAATGTTATGCACAACATTGACTGGGTAGATAATGCTTTTCAACATGTTGATGTAGAGGACTGAGAGAGCTTCAAATAGCAGAAGAGTGAGATTTAGGTAGAGGAGTTGAGTCCTTTCTGCTTCACAAAAAAATCATCGTGTCGTCAGCATATAATAAGTGGGAAATGGTGACTGTAGTCCTAGTATTACTGCCAACTTTGAATCCCTTAATCCACTGTAATTGTCTAGCCTTGTCTACCATCTTGCTCAGACCTTCCATGGCTAATAGGAACAGCAATGAAGAGGGTGGATCACCTTGCCTGATCCCTCTCTGAGGAGAGAAAAAACCAACAGGGGTAGCTGTCCTTTATCTATTTCTTACTTTCTTGTTTTTACTTGTACTATAACATCGCAAAAGATCATGTGTAGTCCCAGACTGGACTATTTGATACCCACAAAGTTTAGGAATAGCTGCCATAGCTGGTCAGTGATGGGACAATGTGAAAAGAGATGATTAAGAGTTTCTGGCCCTCTTTCTGTAGGTTGGCTACCGTTAGGCATAAAATCAGTTTTGTCTTAGTTTTGCTACTCAATTAGTCTGTTTGGATTAGTATCTATTACAAAGTTTATCACCTAGTTTCTGCTATTCGACGAAAGGGAATGTGCATGATATGATGTGCTTTAATAATGtttaagaaggaaaaaggatTTATTCTGGCTTGCAATTGTTGCTTCTTATGTAGGAAGCGTCTATTCAGCATGATCAATGATCTACCAACGGCCTTTGAAGTTGTGGCAGAAAGAAAGCATGTAAAAGAGAAGCCCACTGCTGATAGTGGAAGCAAATCTCGTGGTAGCACGAAGGTATTACCTTCTCTCTGCTGTTCCTGAGCTAGTGGtgcctttgtattgatatgctTACTGCAAAATCTTCAGATTATTAATGCTCGAGATTAAGACCATACTCTATATGAAGTTCCTTATAGTTTCTTTTTCAGTATGTCCTGATTTATATCTCCCAGGCCACTAAAAATTTGCTCTTACATTCTGTAGAAATCTGCTGAAGGTCAGGCCAAAAGCACACCAAAGCTTGCAGATGAAAGTTACCCGGAGGAAGAGGAACATGGTGAGACACTATGTGGAAGCTGTGGTGGGAATTATAGTGCTGATGAATTTTGGATTGGCTGCGATATCTGTGAGAGGTGGTACCATGGGAAATGTGTTAAGATAACACCTGCGAAAGCTGAGAGTATAAAGCAATATAAATGCCCGTCGTGCAGCTTGAAACGGAGCAGACAGTAGTTGTTTCATGAACAATGGGAGGCCATAAGTGCTGGTGCTCTGACCATTAACAGAATAGTATAGCAATCTTACAATTGTGATTGATATCCTATTGTGATGTTTCCTTACATGACACTTGGAAAGGAAAATGTAATTTACCTTCTTCCCTTAATCCATGTTCGGATGCTAGCTCAATATATAGAAAAACTCTTTTACGTTATTGTAAAGGTTCTTGTAGTTGAATAAAGTAATTGATGCATTTGGATTCTGTTGACAATATGTATTGACAAACTGACATATTTACCTTTCTTTTTAGACTCATCAAATGAACTTTCACTCTTGTTAAATTGTTGATTGCTTTTGGTTATGTAAATTGAACTAAAGGCAGGATTTTGAGCTTAGAAAGTTGACCTTTTTAGCTTGGTCTGTTTTAGAAAAATTTAAGTTCTGTTTTTATTCCTACCTACCATCTTGATCATCATCCATCACCTGGGTAACATTTTCGTGGCGACAACTTTACTGTGTGTGTTAACTATCCTTATCAACCTTGGCTGCTCGGGAAGAGCAGAGATATGCCAACTTGTGACACGGGTTCAAGCTGTTCTTATGTTTTATCAGAGGAGAGGCTGAAAATGGACGCAAGAACTACATCGGTTTGACAAAGCAGTCGCTGAGGTCCAGAAGGTAAGTAATGTTCTTTGTTAACTTCCATACAATTTTTTGCTATTACTATTCTTACTACTTTTTGAGGGTTATCATTAAGTATTAGAGTGACCTCTCTTATATTCAGTCTTTATTATTATAACTGTATTATTTCAACCAAATTGATGACTAAGAGCGATACCAAAaggaaagtttgaaaattacCACCTCTATCATCACAaccacccccaccaccacccTCACA contains:
- the LOC132049770 gene encoding PHD finger protein ALFIN-LIKE 2-like; this encodes MSTISSSSPRSVEEIFKDYNARRTGIVRALTHDVDEFYNLCDPEKENLCLYGHQNETWEVNLPAEEVPPELPEPALGINFARDGMNRRDWLSLVAVHSDCWLLSVAFFFGTRLNQNERKRLFSMINDLPTAFEVVAERKHVKEKPTADSGSKSRGSTKKSAEGQAKSTPKLADESYPEEEEHGETLCGSCGGNYSADEFWIGCDICERWYHGKCVKITPAKAESIKQYKCPSCSLKRSRQ